One part of the Homo sapiens chromosome 19, GRCh38.p14 Primary Assembly genome encodes these proteins:
- the ZNF548 gene encoding zinc finger protein 548 isoform 2 (isoform 2 is encoded by transcript variant 2), with the protein MNLTEGRVVFEDVAIYFSQEEWGHLDEAQRLLYRDVMLENLALLSSLGSWHGAEDEEAPSQQGFSVGVSEVTASKPCLSSQKVHPSETCGPPLKDILCLVEHNGIHPEQHIYICEAELFQHPKQQIGENLSRGDDWIPSFGKNHRVHMAEEIFTCMEGWKDLPATSCLLQHQGPQSEWKPYRDTEDREAFQTGQNDYKCSECGKTFTCSYSFVEHQKIHTGERSYECNKCGKFFKYSANFMKHQTVHTSERTYECRECGKSFMYNYRLMRHKRVHTGERPYECNTCGKFFRYSSTFVRHQRVHTGERPYECRECGKFFMDSSTLIKHQRVHTGERPYKCNDCGKFFRYISTLIRHQRIHTGERPYECSVCGELFRYNSSLVKHWRNHTGERPYKCSECGKSFRYHCRLIRHQRVHTGERPYECSECGKFFRYNSNLIKHWRNHTGERPYECRECGKAFSHKHILVEHQKIHSGERPYECSECQKAFIRKSHLVHHQKIHSEERLVCSMNVGNSLAKTPTSLNIRDFTMEKVYH; encoded by the exons ATGAACCTGACTGAG GGCCGTGTGGTCTTTGAGGACGTGGCCATATATTTCTCCCAGGAGGAGTGGGGGCACCTTGATGAGGCTCAGAGATTGCTGTACCGTGATGTGATGCTGGAGAATTTGGCCCTTTTGTCCTCACTAG GTTCTTGGCATGGAGCTGAGGATGAGGAGGCACCTTCACAGCAAGGTTTTTCTGTAGGAGTGTCAGAGGTTACAGCTTCAAAGCCCTGTCTGTCCAGCCAGAAGGTCCACCCTAGTGAGACATGTGGCCCACCCTTGAAAGACATTCTGTGCCTGGTTGAGCACAATGGAATTCATCCTGAgcaacacatatatatttgtgagGCAGAGCTTTTTCAGCACCCAAAGCAGCAAATTGGAGAAAATCTTTCCAGAGGGGATGATTGGATACCTTCATTTGGGAAGAACCACAGAGTTCACATGGCAGAGGAGATCTTCACATGCATGGAGGGCTGGAAGGACTTACCAGCCACCTCATGCCTTCTCCAGCACCAGGGCCCTCAAAGCGAGTGGAAGCCATACAGGGACACAGAGGACAGAGAAGCCTTTCAGACTGGACAAAATGATTACAAATGTAGTGAATGTGGGAAAACCTTCACCTGCAGCTATTCATTTGTTGAGCACCAGAAAATCCACACAGGAGAAAGGTCTTATGAATGTAACAAATGTGGGAAATTCTTTAAGTACAGTGCCAATTTCATGAAACATCAGACAGTTCACACTAGTGAAAGGACTTATGAGTGCAGAGAATGTGGAAAATCCTTTATGTACAACTACCGACTCATGAGACATAAGcgagttcacactggagaaaggcctTATGAGTGCAACACATGTGGGAAATTCTTTCGGTACAGCTCCACATTTGTTAGACATCAGAGAGTTCACACCGGAGAAAGGCCGTATGAGTGCAGGGAATGTGGGAAATTCTTTATGGACAGCTCCACACTCATTAAACATCAGAGAGTTCACACCGGAGAAAGACCTTATAAGTGCAATGATTGTGGGAAATTTTTTAGGTATATCTCCACACTCATTagacatcagagaattcacactggagaaaggcctTATGAGTGCAGTGTATGTGGGGAATTGTTTAGGTACAACTCCAGCCTTGTTAAACATTGGAGAAAtcacactggagaaaggccttataaatgcagtgaatgtgggaaatcATTTAGGTACCACTGCAGGCTCATTAGACACCAGAGAGTCCACACGGGAGAAAGGCCTTATGAGTGCAGCGAATGCGGGAAATTCTTTCGTTACAACTCCAACCTCATTAAACATTGGAGAAAtcacactggagaaaggcctTACGAGTGCAGagagtgtgggaaagcctttagccACAAGCATATACTTGTTGAGCACCAGAAAATCCACAGTGGAGAAAGACCTTATGAGTGCAGCGAATGCCAGAAGGCCTTTATTAGAAAGTCTCACCTGGTTCATCACCAGAAAATCCACAGTGAAGAGAGGCTTGTGTGCTCCATGAATGTGGGGAATTCTTTAGCTAAAACTCCAACCTCATTAAACATCAGAGATTTCACAATGGAGAAAGTTTACCATTGA
- the ZNF548 gene encoding zinc finger protein 548 isoform 1 (isoform 1 is encoded by transcript variant 1) produces MNLTEGPLAMAEMDPTQGRVVFEDVAIYFSQEEWGHLDEAQRLLYRDVMLENLALLSSLGSWHGAEDEEAPSQQGFSVGVSEVTASKPCLSSQKVHPSETCGPPLKDILCLVEHNGIHPEQHIYICEAELFQHPKQQIGENLSRGDDWIPSFGKNHRVHMAEEIFTCMEGWKDLPATSCLLQHQGPQSEWKPYRDTEDREAFQTGQNDYKCSECGKTFTCSYSFVEHQKIHTGERSYECNKCGKFFKYSANFMKHQTVHTSERTYECRECGKSFMYNYRLMRHKRVHTGERPYECNTCGKFFRYSSTFVRHQRVHTGERPYECRECGKFFMDSSTLIKHQRVHTGERPYKCNDCGKFFRYISTLIRHQRIHTGERPYECSVCGELFRYNSSLVKHWRNHTGERPYKCSECGKSFRYHCRLIRHQRVHTGERPYECSECGKFFRYNSNLIKHWRNHTGERPYECRECGKAFSHKHILVEHQKIHSGERPYECSECQKAFIRKSHLVHHQKIHSEERLVCSMNVGNSLAKTPTSLNIRDFTMEKVYH; encoded by the exons ATGAACCTGACTGAG GGTCCCCTGGCGATGGCAGAAATGGACCCTACACAG GGCCGTGTGGTCTTTGAGGACGTGGCCATATATTTCTCCCAGGAGGAGTGGGGGCACCTTGATGAGGCTCAGAGATTGCTGTACCGTGATGTGATGCTGGAGAATTTGGCCCTTTTGTCCTCACTAG GTTCTTGGCATGGAGCTGAGGATGAGGAGGCACCTTCACAGCAAGGTTTTTCTGTAGGAGTGTCAGAGGTTACAGCTTCAAAGCCCTGTCTGTCCAGCCAGAAGGTCCACCCTAGTGAGACATGTGGCCCACCCTTGAAAGACATTCTGTGCCTGGTTGAGCACAATGGAATTCATCCTGAgcaacacatatatatttgtgagGCAGAGCTTTTTCAGCACCCAAAGCAGCAAATTGGAGAAAATCTTTCCAGAGGGGATGATTGGATACCTTCATTTGGGAAGAACCACAGAGTTCACATGGCAGAGGAGATCTTCACATGCATGGAGGGCTGGAAGGACTTACCAGCCACCTCATGCCTTCTCCAGCACCAGGGCCCTCAAAGCGAGTGGAAGCCATACAGGGACACAGAGGACAGAGAAGCCTTTCAGACTGGACAAAATGATTACAAATGTAGTGAATGTGGGAAAACCTTCACCTGCAGCTATTCATTTGTTGAGCACCAGAAAATCCACACAGGAGAAAGGTCTTATGAATGTAACAAATGTGGGAAATTCTTTAAGTACAGTGCCAATTTCATGAAACATCAGACAGTTCACACTAGTGAAAGGACTTATGAGTGCAGAGAATGTGGAAAATCCTTTATGTACAACTACCGACTCATGAGACATAAGcgagttcacactggagaaaggcctTATGAGTGCAACACATGTGGGAAATTCTTTCGGTACAGCTCCACATTTGTTAGACATCAGAGAGTTCACACCGGAGAAAGGCCGTATGAGTGCAGGGAATGTGGGAAATTCTTTATGGACAGCTCCACACTCATTAAACATCAGAGAGTTCACACCGGAGAAAGACCTTATAAGTGCAATGATTGTGGGAAATTTTTTAGGTATATCTCCACACTCATTagacatcagagaattcacactggagaaaggcctTATGAGTGCAGTGTATGTGGGGAATTGTTTAGGTACAACTCCAGCCTTGTTAAACATTGGAGAAAtcacactggagaaaggccttataaatgcagtgaatgtgggaaatcATTTAGGTACCACTGCAGGCTCATTAGACACCAGAGAGTCCACACGGGAGAAAGGCCTTATGAGTGCAGCGAATGCGGGAAATTCTTTCGTTACAACTCCAACCTCATTAAACATTGGAGAAAtcacactggagaaaggcctTACGAGTGCAGagagtgtgggaaagcctttagccACAAGCATATACTTGTTGAGCACCAGAAAATCCACAGTGGAGAAAGACCTTATGAGTGCAGCGAATGCCAGAAGGCCTTTATTAGAAAGTCTCACCTGGTTCATCACCAGAAAATCCACAGTGAAGAGAGGCTTGTGTGCTCCATGAATGTGGGGAATTCTTTAGCTAAAACTCCAACCTCATTAAACATCAGAGATTTCACAATGGAGAAAGTTTACCATTGA